A stretch of the Amycolatopsis sp. BJA-103 genome encodes the following:
- the cobM gene encoding precorrin-4 C(11)-methyltransferase, translating to MTVHFIGAGPGAADLITVRGRDLLARCGTCLYPGSMTPTALLAYCPDDADLVDTANLDLPAIVERMVEAHHNGHEIARLCSGDPSIYSAVAEQMRRLDAAGVPYDVTPGVPAFAAAAALLNRELTVPEVGQSLVVTRAQARSTAMPPGETLANFARTGTTLALHLAINRIEQVVDELLPFYEEDCPAAVVALASQPGEQVLRGTLGTIAAQSREAGINRAAMIFVGKVLAAEGFPDSFLYSATRDRANQPESL from the coding sequence TTGACCGTGCACTTCATCGGCGCCGGTCCCGGCGCCGCCGACCTCATCACCGTGCGGGGCCGTGACCTGCTCGCCCGCTGCGGAACCTGCCTGTACCCCGGCAGCATGACGCCGACGGCGCTCTTGGCGTACTGCCCGGACGACGCGGACCTCGTCGACACCGCGAACCTCGACCTGCCCGCGATCGTCGAGCGCATGGTCGAGGCCCACCACAACGGCCATGAGATCGCGCGGCTCTGTTCCGGGGATCCGTCGATCTACAGCGCGGTCGCCGAACAGATGCGCCGTCTCGACGCCGCGGGTGTCCCCTACGACGTCACCCCCGGCGTTCCCGCGTTCGCCGCCGCGGCCGCGCTGCTCAACCGCGAACTCACCGTGCCCGAGGTCGGCCAAAGCCTGGTCGTCACGCGAGCGCAGGCACGCTCCACGGCCATGCCACCGGGGGAAACGCTCGCCAACTTCGCGCGCACCGGCACCACCCTCGCGCTGCATCTGGCGATCAACCGCATCGAGCAGGTAGTCGACGAATTGCTGCCCTTCTATGAAGAGGACTGCCCCGCGGCGGTGGTGGCGCTGGCGAGTCAGCCCGGTGAGCAGGTGTTGCGCGGGACTCTCGGCACCATCGCCGCCCAGTCCCGCGAGGCCGGGATCAATCGCGCGGCGATGATCTTCGTCGGGAAAGTCCTTGCCGCCGAAGGGTTTCCCGACAGTTTCCTGTACTCGGCCACTCGTGATCGCGCCAACCAACCGGAGTCGCTGTGA
- the cbiE gene encoding precorrin-6y C5,15-methyltransferase (decarboxylating) subunit CbiE: protein MTNVREKSPLTVVGIGADGWSGLSGQAREAVLRADVVVGSPRQLAYLPSEVKSEPWPSPLLPALDDFLAGKGRVCVLASGDPLLSGIGTTLLRRGYDVEVLPSLSSVTLARARLGWAAEETEVVTVVGRAIGRVSRALAPGRKVLVLGANAEDLLDLLKARGYERSRVTALSDLGGPDERIGPGSLTVFAVEADGPALPLTGLPDDAFEHDGQLTKRDLRASALARLAPSPGELLWDVGAGAGSVGIEWSRAHPLNRAIAIERLPERATRIARNADTLGVPELDVVIGAAPEALEGLTKPHAIFLGGGLTVPGVLDACLATGARIVAHGVTLESEQALARAYTEHGGELIRVGVEQAAPLGGFTGWTPARAVTQWSYRSRP from the coding sequence GTGACGAACGTGCGCGAAAAATCACCCCTGACGGTCGTCGGGATCGGGGCCGACGGCTGGTCCGGCCTGTCCGGGCAGGCCAGGGAAGCGGTGCTGCGCGCGGACGTCGTCGTGGGCTCGCCGAGGCAACTCGCGTACCTGCCCTCGGAGGTGAAATCCGAGCCGTGGCCCAGCCCCCTGCTCCCCGCCCTGGACGACTTCCTGGCGGGCAAGGGCCGGGTCTGCGTGCTGGCCAGCGGCGACCCCCTCCTGTCCGGCATCGGCACGACGCTCCTCCGGCGCGGCTACGACGTCGAGGTCCTGCCGTCGCTCTCCTCGGTGACGCTCGCCCGCGCGAGGCTCGGCTGGGCGGCGGAGGAGACCGAGGTGGTCACCGTCGTCGGCCGCGCGATCGGCCGGGTGAGCCGGGCGCTGGCGCCGGGCCGGAAGGTCCTCGTGCTCGGCGCGAACGCCGAAGACCTGCTCGACCTGCTCAAAGCCCGCGGATACGAACGGAGCCGCGTCACCGCGCTGTCCGACCTCGGCGGCCCGGACGAGCGGATCGGCCCCGGCTCGCTGACCGTGTTCGCCGTCGAGGCCGACGGTCCCGCGCTGCCGCTGACCGGCCTGCCGGACGACGCCTTCGAGCACGACGGCCAGCTCACCAAACGCGACCTCCGCGCGTCCGCGCTGGCCAGGCTCGCGCCGTCGCCCGGCGAACTGCTGTGGGACGTCGGCGCGGGCGCGGGCAGCGTCGGGATCGAGTGGTCCCGGGCGCATCCGCTGAACCGGGCGATCGCGATCGAACGCCTCCCGGAGCGAGCGACCCGGATCGCCCGGAACGCGGACACGCTCGGCGTCCCGGAACTCGACGTGGTGATCGGCGCGGCCCCGGAAGCACTCGAAGGACTGACCAAGCCGCACGCGATCTTCCTTGGCGGCGGGTTGACCGTTCCGGGTGTTCTGGACGCCTGCCTGGCGACCGGCGCACGGATCGTCGCGCACGGCGTGACCCTCGAATCCGAACAGGCGCTGGCCCGCGCGTACACCGAACACGGCGGCGAGCTGATCCGCGTCGGGGTCGAACAGGCCGCGCCGCTGGGCGGATTCACCGGCTGGACCCCGGCGCGAGCCGTGACGCAGTGGAGCTATCGGAGCAGACCTTGA
- a CDS encoding putative cobaltochelatase has protein sequence MKPYPFTAVVGMPDLRLALVLSSISPAVGGVLVRGEKGTAKSTMVRALAGLLPGVDVVDACRFSCDPVEPDPACPDGPHAEGSAAHRRPARLVELPVGAAEDRVIGSLNLERALADGVTDFQPGLLASAHRGLLYVDEVNLLHDHLVDTLLDAAAMGRATVEREGVSVSHAARFVLIGTMNPEEGELRPQLLDRFGLTVEVASSRDPELRVEVVRRRLAYEADPDGFAGQYAAADAGLAADIEAAQRLLPSVKLPDDALRQIAEVCASFEVDGMRADIVTARTAVAHAAWAGRTEVTTEDVRVAARLALPHRRRRNPFDAPGISEEQLEQALQDAQPEDPGPEDDGPGSGTPPEGGETSGPPPSEGGQEPSGGGKSGGDQKPVGAGEAFRARRFEVKGTGEGAAGRRSRAITDNGRTIGVQPAGTKDGHPHLLATVRAAAPHQRSRGRSGAGLVVRPQDLRFARREGREGNLVLFCVDASGSMGARQRMREVKTAVLSLLLDAYQRRDKVGLVTFRASGAELSLPPTISVDAAASRLDDLATGGRTPLAEGLLEAARVLRIEAVRDPLRRPLLVVVTDGRATSGADAVKRAQQAAGLLAGNVTSVVMDCESGKMRLGLAAELAEHLGAEHVPVAEVAADTLAGAVRTRISGRAA, from the coding sequence GTGAAGCCGTACCCGTTCACCGCCGTTGTGGGGATGCCGGATCTGCGCCTGGCGCTGGTGCTTTCCTCCATCTCGCCCGCCGTCGGCGGGGTGCTGGTGCGCGGGGAGAAGGGCACGGCGAAGTCGACGATGGTGCGTGCGCTGGCCGGTCTGCTGCCCGGCGTCGACGTCGTGGACGCGTGCCGGTTCTCGTGCGACCCCGTCGAACCCGACCCGGCCTGCCCGGACGGCCCGCACGCCGAGGGCTCGGCCGCGCACCGCCGTCCCGCGCGGCTGGTGGAACTGCCGGTCGGCGCGGCCGAAGACCGCGTGATCGGCTCACTGAACCTGGAACGCGCGCTCGCCGACGGCGTGACCGACTTCCAGCCCGGTCTGCTCGCGTCGGCGCATCGTGGCCTGCTGTACGTCGACGAGGTCAACCTGCTGCACGATCACCTGGTCGACACGCTGCTCGACGCCGCCGCCATGGGGCGCGCGACCGTCGAGCGCGAAGGTGTCTCGGTGTCGCACGCCGCCCGGTTCGTCCTGATCGGCACGATGAACCCCGAGGAAGGCGAGCTGCGGCCGCAGTTGCTCGACCGGTTCGGGCTCACCGTCGAGGTCGCGTCCAGCCGGGATCCCGAACTGCGCGTCGAGGTCGTCCGGCGGCGGCTCGCCTACGAGGCGGATCCCGACGGTTTCGCCGGGCAGTACGCGGCGGCCGACGCCGGACTGGCGGCCGACATCGAGGCGGCGCAACGACTTCTGCCGTCGGTGAAGCTGCCGGACGACGCGCTGCGGCAGATCGCCGAGGTCTGCGCGTCCTTCGAGGTCGACGGGATGCGCGCGGACATCGTGACCGCGCGGACCGCCGTCGCGCACGCCGCCTGGGCCGGGCGGACCGAGGTGACCACCGAGGACGTGCGGGTCGCGGCCCGGCTCGCGCTGCCGCACCGCCGTCGCCGGAATCCCTTCGACGCGCCCGGAATCTCCGAGGAACAGCTGGAACAAGCGCTGCAGGACGCCCAGCCGGAGGATCCCGGTCCGGAAGACGACGGCCCCGGCTCGGGTACCCCGCCGGAGGGCGGCGAGACCTCGGGCCCGCCCCCGTCGGAGGGCGGTCAGGAACCTTCTGGCGGCGGCAAGAGCGGCGGTGACCAGAAGCCGGTCGGTGCCGGGGAAGCCTTTCGTGCCAGGCGTTTCGAGGTGAAGGGCACCGGAGAGGGCGCCGCCGGGCGGCGGTCGCGGGCGATCACCGACAACGGCCGGACCATCGGCGTCCAGCCCGCCGGGACCAAGGACGGTCATCCGCATCTGCTCGCGACCGTGCGCGCCGCCGCGCCGCACCAGCGTTCCCGCGGCCGCAGTGGCGCCGGACTCGTGGTGCGGCCACAGGATCTCCGGTTCGCGCGGCGGGAAGGGCGCGAGGGCAACCTGGTGCTGTTCTGTGTCGACGCGTCCGGCTCGATGGGCGCTCGCCAGCGGATGCGCGAGGTCAAGACCGCCGTGCTGTCGCTGTTGCTCGACGCCTACCAGCGCCGCGACAAGGTGGGCCTGGTGACCTTCCGCGCCTCCGGCGCCGAACTCTCGCTTCCGCCGACGATCAGTGTCGACGCCGCGGCGTCCCGTTTGGACGATCTCGCGACCGGCGGCCGGACGCCGCTGGCCGAAGGGCTCCTGGAGGCGGCGAGGGTGCTGCGGATCGAAGCGGTCCGCGATCCGCTGCGGCGCCCGCTGCTCGTCGTCGTCACCGACGGCCGCGCGACCAGCGGTGCCGACGCCGTCAAACGGGCACAGCAGGCGGCCGGGTTGCTGGCCGGGAACGTGACTTCGGTCGTGATGGACTGCGAGAGCGGGAAGATGCGGCTCGGGCTCGCCGCGGAACTGGCGGAACACCTGGGCGCGGAACACGTCCCGGTCGCCGAAGTCGCCGCCGACACCCTGGCGGGCGCCGTCCGCACCCGGATCTCCGGGAGGGCCGCGTAA